A stretch of Sulfitobacter sp. THAF37 DNA encodes these proteins:
- a CDS encoding IS1182 family transposase has translation MMGPRQEAQPALFYEFSLEDHVPQDHLLRSIDRFVDLSSIRAHLAEFYSHTGRPSVDPELLIRMLLVGYCFGIRSERRLCEEVHLNLAYRWFCRLDLADRVPDHSTFSKNRHGRFRDSELLRHLFEVTVARCIAEGLVSGQRMAVDASLIEADANKQNSTPKEDWDAGQIDPADAPRAVREYLETLDEVAFGAASEVQPKFTSHSDPASQWTAARKGPAFFSYSDNYLIDTDHGVIVDVEATRSIRQAEVGSTKTMLERVKAKFDLHPERLIADTAYGTAPMLGWLVDRKIAPHIPVFDKSGRSDGTWTRADFEWDAENNQYICPEGHELKQFRRNYSDPNRGPTGKGVAKYRCLKHTCQACPSKSRCCPNMDFRSITREEHEDARQVARDIAKTEQYVISMKLRKKVEMLFAHLKRILGLNRLRLRGPCGAKDEFLLAATAQNLRKLAKIFPAPQQVRTA, from the coding sequence ATGATGGGACCGAGGCAGGAAGCGCAGCCGGCGTTGTTCTACGAGTTCTCGCTGGAAGATCACGTCCCGCAAGATCACCTGCTTCGGTCCATCGACCGCTTCGTCGACCTGAGCAGTATCCGTGCCCATCTTGCAGAGTTCTACAGTCACACGGGCCGCCCCTCGGTCGATCCCGAGTTGCTGATCCGGATGCTGCTGGTCGGCTATTGCTTCGGCATCCGGTCGGAGCGGCGGCTGTGCGAAGAGGTGCATTTGAACCTGGCATATCGCTGGTTTTGCCGCCTCGACCTCGCCGACCGAGTTCCCGATCACTCGACATTTTCCAAGAATAGACACGGGCGGTTCCGGGACAGCGAGTTGCTGCGCCATCTGTTCGAGGTGACGGTCGCACGGTGCATCGCTGAGGGCCTGGTCAGCGGGCAGCGCATGGCGGTCGACGCAAGTCTGATCGAAGCGGATGCCAACAAGCAGAACTCGACGCCGAAAGAGGATTGGGACGCCGGGCAGATCGACCCTGCCGACGCGCCCCGGGCCGTCCGTGAGTATCTGGAGACCCTGGACGAAGTCGCCTTTGGCGCGGCCAGCGAGGTGCAGCCCAAGTTTACCTCGCATTCCGACCCGGCCAGCCAGTGGACGGCGGCCCGTAAAGGTCCGGCTTTCTTCAGCTATTCCGACAATTACCTGATCGATACGGACCATGGCGTGATTGTGGACGTGGAGGCCACGAGGTCGATCCGTCAGGCCGAGGTCGGATCGACGAAGACCATGCTTGAGCGGGTGAAGGCCAAGTTCGACTTGCACCCAGAGCGCCTGATCGCGGACACGGCCTATGGCACCGCGCCGATGTTAGGATGGCTGGTTGACCGCAAAATTGCCCCGCACATCCCTGTCTTCGACAAGTCGGGGCGCAGCGACGGGACCTGGACCCGGGCCGACTTTGAGTGGGATGCCGAGAACAATCAATACATCTGCCCGGAAGGCCACGAACTGAAGCAATTCCGCCGGAACTACTCCGATCCGAACCGCGGGCCGACCGGCAAGGGCGTCGCCAAATACCGGTGCCTGAAGCACACCTGCCAGGCCTGCCCCTCGAAGTCGCGTTGCTGTCCCAACATGGACTTCCGGTCGATCACCCGCGAGGAACATGAAGACGCCCGCCAGGTTGCCCGCGACATTGCGAAAACCGAGCAATACGTGATCTCGATGAAGCTGAGGAAGAAGGTCGAAATGCTATTCGCCCACCTCAAGCGCATCCTCGGCCTGAACAGGCTCCGATTACGTGGTCCATGCGGGGCAAAGGACGAATTCCTCCTCGCCGCCACCGCCCAAAACCTCAGGAAACTGGCCAAGATATTTCCTGCACCGCAGCAAGTGCGGACAGCCTGA